A stretch of Nonomuraea africana DNA encodes these proteins:
- the pyrF gene encoding orotidine-5'-phosphate decarboxylase, translating to MSEPFGVRLRTQMERRGPLCVGIDPSPALLTAWGLDDSPAGLERFSFTVAEAVADVAAAVKPQSAFFERWGSRGVAVLERLIPALREAGALVVLDAKRGDIASTMAGYAEAYLEQGSPMAVDAMTVSPYLGFGSLAGTIATAHANDAGLFVLARTSNPEAALLQETVADQIFEGVAAANEGAAGLGSVGVVVGATLDKVGHPLDRLGGPVLSPGLGAQGASAAAVARLFSGVRHAVLPSVSRAVLGDPARIRSLTERYRDECVRHLRG from the coding sequence ATGAGCGAGCCGTTCGGCGTGCGGTTACGCACGCAGATGGAGCGGCGAGGGCCGCTGTGCGTCGGCATCGACCCGAGTCCCGCGCTGTTGACCGCGTGGGGCCTCGACGACTCCCCCGCGGGGCTCGAACGCTTCAGCTTCACCGTCGCCGAGGCGGTGGCCGACGTGGCCGCCGCGGTCAAGCCCCAGTCGGCCTTCTTCGAGCGGTGGGGCAGCAGGGGCGTGGCGGTGCTGGAGCGGCTGATCCCCGCGCTGCGCGAGGCGGGGGCGCTGGTCGTCCTCGACGCCAAGAGGGGCGACATCGCCTCCACGATGGCCGGTTACGCCGAGGCCTACCTCGAGCAGGGCAGCCCCATGGCGGTCGACGCGATGACGGTCAGCCCGTACCTCGGGTTCGGCTCGCTGGCGGGCACGATCGCCACCGCGCACGCCAACGACGCCGGCCTGTTCGTGCTGGCCCGCACCTCCAACCCCGAGGCGGCCCTCCTCCAGGAGACGGTGGCCGACCAGATCTTCGAAGGGGTGGCCGCGGCCAACGAGGGCGCGGCCGGCCTCGGCTCCGTGGGAGTGGTCGTCGGCGCGACGCTGGACAAGGTCGGCCATCCCCTCGACCGCCTGGGCGGCCCCGTCCTGTCGCCGGGCCTCGGCGCCCAGGGCGCCTCCGCCGCCGCGGTGGCCAGGCTCTTCTCCGGGGTACGGCACGCGGTCCTGCCCTCAGTGTCGAGGGCCGTGCTGGGCGACCCCGCGCGGATCAGGAGCCTGACCGAGCGCTACCGCGACGAGTGCGTACGGCACCTGCGCGGCTAG
- the rbsK gene encoding ribokinase encodes MISVFGSANMDLVAYVPSAPKLGETVTGRAFRTIPGGKGANQAIAAARAGGEVAFLGAVGDDSFGAALRATLEEAGVDVRALRRVEGPSGIAHIVVEDSGGNSIIVVPGANGSVTGPSGDDLAVIDASSVLLLQLELPMAAVVGAARAGRDAGAQVILTPAPAQPLPEELLDAVDLIVPNEHEAAAIAGLTDPDKALDALLERVPEAVITLGSEGALYGSREGERLRVPAVKVKAVDTTAAGDTFVGALAVARSEGLAPADALRFASVAASISVQREGASTSMPDRAEIDAALTG; translated from the coding sequence ATGATCTCGGTCTTCGGCAGCGCGAACATGGACCTGGTCGCCTACGTACCGTCGGCGCCCAAACTCGGAGAGACCGTCACGGGACGCGCTTTCCGCACCATCCCCGGCGGCAAGGGCGCCAACCAGGCGATCGCCGCGGCCCGCGCGGGCGGCGAGGTCGCCTTCCTCGGCGCGGTGGGCGACGACTCCTTCGGCGCCGCCTTGCGCGCCACGCTGGAGGAGGCCGGCGTAGACGTCAGGGCGCTGCGGCGGGTCGAGGGGCCGAGCGGCATCGCGCACATCGTGGTGGAGGATTCGGGTGGCAACTCGATCATCGTCGTGCCCGGCGCGAACGGCAGCGTGACCGGACCCTCAGGCGACGACCTCGCCGTGATCGACGCCTCCTCCGTGCTGCTGCTCCAGCTGGAGCTGCCCATGGCGGCCGTCGTCGGCGCCGCCAGGGCGGGCAGGGACGCGGGCGCGCAGGTGATCCTCACTCCCGCGCCCGCCCAGCCGCTGCCGGAGGAACTGCTCGACGCGGTCGACCTGATCGTCCCGAACGAGCACGAGGCGGCGGCGATCGCCGGGCTGACCGATCCGGACAAGGCGCTCGACGCGCTGCTGGAGCGGGTTCCCGAGGCGGTGATCACCCTCGGCTCCGAGGGCGCGCTGTACGGCTCGCGCGAGGGCGAGCGCCTGCGCGTGCCCGCGGTCAAGGTGAAGGCCGTCGACACGACCGCGGCGGGCGACACGTTCGTCGGCGCCCTGGCCGTGGCTCGCTCGGAGGGCCTGGCCCCCGCCGACGCCCTGCGCTTCGCCTCGGTCGCCGCGTCGATCTCGGTCCAGCGCGAAGGGGCCAGCACGTCCATGCCGGACCGTGCCGAGATCGACGCCGCCCTCACCGGGTGA
- a CDS encoding ADP-ribosylglycohydrolase family protein, translating to MIRLTWAQPEDLVGHELRQAAEDGRDVREIAARWHAAGGHDAPPRAGASEAGARRLRRLAEELLDELATLESPLDEPTELADIIASCPSWPGHSAGVFPQREQRAAGRPEGGAGGVGGRSGTGRAVRPDSARVLGAWRGRAAGCVLGKPVEKIPREGIRQIAEATGNWPIRGWFTAVGLPAEIGERWPWNRRSAVNSLAENIDGIPEDDDLNYPLLALSVLERRGRGFTTDDVAQLWLDELPAGRTFTAERVAYRNLLAGIEPPETATYRNPFREWIGALIRTDLYGWVNPRDPATAAEYAWRDARLTHTANGVYGAMFVAAMCAQSLVATSVKEVVEAGLSVVPPRSRLALAVRQAVEDASALADFEQVIDRLHERHGDLHWVHTINNAALVAATLVHAQGDFTASIAGAVAGGWDTDSAGATVGSVVGALNGGVPERWRLRDSLATSLTGFDGMALGELAERTERMMES from the coding sequence GTGATCAGGCTCACCTGGGCGCAGCCCGAGGACCTGGTGGGGCACGAGCTGCGCCAGGCCGCCGAGGACGGGCGCGACGTGCGGGAGATCGCGGCCCGCTGGCACGCGGCGGGCGGGCACGACGCGCCGCCCAGGGCGGGAGCGTCGGAGGCGGGCGCGCGGCGGCTGCGGCGGCTGGCGGAGGAGCTGCTCGACGAGCTGGCCACGCTGGAATCCCCGCTGGACGAGCCCACGGAGCTGGCCGACATCATCGCCTCCTGCCCGAGCTGGCCGGGTCACTCGGCGGGCGTCTTCCCGCAAAGGGAACAGCGTGCGGCCGGTCGCCCGGAGGGCGGCGCCGGCGGGGTCGGAGGCCGCTCCGGCACGGGGCGGGCCGTGCGGCCGGACTCGGCTCGCGTGCTCGGGGCGTGGCGCGGCAGGGCCGCGGGGTGCGTCCTCGGCAAGCCGGTCGAGAAGATCCCCCGCGAGGGCATCAGGCAGATCGCCGAGGCCACCGGCAACTGGCCCATCAGGGGCTGGTTCACCGCGGTGGGGCTGCCCGCCGAGATCGGCGAGCGGTGGCCGTGGAACCGGCGCAGCGCCGTCAACTCCCTCGCCGAGAACATCGACGGCATCCCCGAGGACGACGACCTCAACTACCCGCTGCTGGCTCTGTCGGTGCTCGAGCGGCGCGGGCGCGGCTTCACCACCGACGACGTGGCCCAGCTGTGGCTCGACGAGCTGCCCGCGGGCCGGACGTTCACCGCCGAGCGGGTCGCCTACCGCAACCTGCTGGCGGGGATCGAGCCGCCGGAGACCGCGACCTACCGCAACCCGTTCCGCGAGTGGATCGGCGCACTGATCAGGACCGACCTGTACGGCTGGGTCAATCCGCGCGACCCGGCGACCGCCGCCGAGTACGCCTGGCGCGACGCCCGCCTCACCCACACCGCCAACGGCGTCTACGGCGCGATGTTCGTGGCCGCCATGTGCGCCCAGTCGCTGGTCGCCACGTCGGTGAAGGAGGTGGTCGAGGCGGGCCTTTCCGTGGTCCCGCCGCGCTCCAGGCTGGCCCTGGCCGTACGGCAGGCGGTCGAGGACGCCTCGGCCCTCGCCGACTTCGAGCAGGTCATTGACCGCCTGCACGAACGGCACGGCGACCTGCACTGGGTGCACACGATCAACAACGCCGCCCTCGTCGCCGCCACCCTCGTGCACGCGCAGGGCGACTTCACCGCCTCGATCGCGGGAGCGGTCGCGGGCGGCTGGGACACCGACTCGGCGGGCGCGACGGTCGGCTCGGTCGTCGGCGCGCTGAACGGCGGCGTGCCGGAGCGCTGGAGGCTGCGCGACAGCCTGGCCACCAGCCTGACCGGGTTCGACGGCATGGCGCTGGGTGAGCTCGCCGAGCGCACGGAGAGGATGATGGAGTCATGA
- a CDS encoding ADP-ribosylglycohydrolase family protein — MTPLEDRATGCVAGAAVGDALGGATEGWTPEQITQRYGGTVEGVVPPFNADWRNARPIAPYHKGDGHITDDTLMTHALIRVYQKAGGHLDAYSMAEHMVPEMMGAKQWIPELEADALPLQRVFLAEKWIVARLHYGHVDPREAGVGNIVNCGAAMYVAPVGIVNAGDPDAAYAEAIDLTGAHQSSYGREAAGVMAAAVAEAMRPGATPDSVVATSLRLAKDGTRAAIDAVCSKARDFGHWEGSFVGLRAAMRPYDTVADTYRDQGLGARRPSRVHSIEELPLALAFLLIAKGDVRDTVLGGVNYGRDADSIASMGGAIAGALGGLSAVPSDWVEQIGAASRTDLLAPGRAIAEVALRIHRDDVARRRAHEDAFTELAGR; from the coding sequence ATGACGCCGCTGGAGGACAGGGCCACTGGATGCGTGGCGGGAGCGGCGGTGGGTGACGCGCTCGGCGGCGCCACCGAGGGCTGGACTCCCGAGCAGATCACCCAGCGCTACGGCGGGACGGTCGAGGGGGTCGTCCCGCCGTTCAACGCCGACTGGCGCAACGCGCGGCCCATCGCGCCGTACCACAAGGGCGACGGCCACATCACCGACGACACCCTGATGACGCACGCGCTCATCCGCGTCTACCAGAAGGCGGGCGGTCACCTCGACGCCTACTCCATGGCCGAGCACATGGTGCCCGAGATGATGGGCGCCAAGCAGTGGATCCCCGAGCTCGAGGCCGACGCGCTGCCGCTGCAGCGGGTGTTCCTGGCCGAGAAGTGGATCGTGGCGCGGCTGCACTACGGGCACGTCGACCCGCGCGAGGCGGGCGTCGGCAACATCGTCAACTGCGGGGCGGCGATGTACGTCGCGCCGGTCGGCATCGTCAACGCCGGCGACCCCGACGCCGCCTACGCCGAGGCGATCGACCTGACGGGCGCGCACCAGTCCTCCTACGGGCGCGAGGCCGCGGGCGTGATGGCCGCCGCCGTCGCCGAGGCGATGCGCCCCGGCGCCACCCCCGACTCGGTGGTGGCGACCTCGCTCAGGCTGGCCAAGGACGGCACCAGGGCCGCGATCGACGCCGTGTGCTCGAAGGCCCGCGACTTCGGCCACTGGGAGGGCTCGTTCGTGGGGCTGCGCGCCGCCATGCGGCCCTACGACACGGTCGCCGACACCTACCGCGACCAGGGGCTCGGCGCCAGGCGGCCGTCGCGCGTGCACAGCATCGAGGAGCTACCCCTCGCGCTGGCGTTCCTGCTGATCGCCAAGGGAGACGTCAGGGACACCGTGCTGGGCGGGGTCAACTACGGGCGCGACGCCGACTCGATCGCCTCCATGGGCGGGGCGATCGCGGGGGCGCTCGGCGGGCTGTCGGCCGTGCCGTCCGACTGGGTCGAGCAGATCGGCGCGGCCAGCCGTACGGACCTGCTCGCGCCGGGGCGGGCGATCGCCGAGGTCGCGCTGCGGATCCACCGCGACGACGTGGCCAGGCGCAGGGCACACGAGGACGCCTTCACCGAGCTGGCCGGCCGGTGA
- a CDS encoding ADP-ribosylglycohydrolase family protein has translation MSGDRINGAFVGLAVGDAAGWPAARHRAALHAPWSRRLHRELDAFAEEHGVTTLPVPFALNQPTAPLAVGPSDDAEWLAWTALTIAQDRVRAFADLAERDDLRARISVTTALGNLRGGVRPPASGHDNPHFFDDAAAVRAVAFGAVGQDPTLDAQVTNAGDGVLGARAMAAAVAEAVSGGSAALAVEAALAQLPEDTAIGHNARAALRVARKAGGAFAAVPALDAELIDHVYSYAVSAAVTVPVALALAEVSGGSLAEAVPAAACLAPVADSAPALTGALTGALGGYGVIPEGWAASARRLAGCCLPELAGRDLLDISEGIA, from the coding sequence ATGTCGGGGGACAGGATCAACGGAGCCTTCGTCGGGCTGGCCGTGGGCGACGCCGCGGGCTGGCCCGCCGCCAGGCACCGCGCGGCGCTGCACGCTCCATGGAGCAGGCGGCTGCACCGCGAGCTCGACGCCTTCGCCGAGGAGCACGGGGTCACGACGCTGCCCGTGCCGTTCGCGCTGAACCAGCCGACCGCGCCACTGGCCGTCGGACCTTCCGACGACGCCGAATGGCTGGCGTGGACGGCGCTGACGATCGCGCAGGACAGGGTGCGGGCCTTCGCCGACCTGGCCGAGCGGGACGACCTGCGGGCGCGGATCTCGGTGACGACCGCGCTCGGCAACCTGCGCGGCGGCGTGCGGCCGCCGGCCAGCGGGCACGACAACCCGCACTTCTTCGACGACGCCGCGGCCGTCAGGGCCGTGGCCTTCGGCGCCGTGGGACAGGACCCCACGCTCGACGCGCAGGTCACCAACGCGGGTGACGGCGTGCTCGGCGCCAGGGCGATGGCCGCGGCGGTGGCCGAGGCGGTCTCCGGCGGCTCGGCCGCGCTCGCGGTCGAGGCGGCGCTGGCCCAGCTGCCGGAGGACACCGCGATCGGCCACAACGCCAGGGCGGCGCTGCGGGTGGCCCGCAAGGCGGGCGGGGCCTTCGCCGCCGTGCCCGCGCTCGACGCCGAACTGATCGACCATGTCTACAGCTACGCCGTCTCCGCGGCGGTGACCGTGCCCGTCGCGCTCGCGCTGGCGGAGGTCTCCGGCGGGTCGCTGGCCGAGGCCGTGCCCGCCGCCGCGTGCCTGGCGCCGGTGGCCGACTCGGCGCCCGCGCTCACCGGGGCGCTCACGGGCGCCCTGGGCGGATACGGCGTGATACCTGAGGGGTGGGCCGCCTCCGCGCGGAGGCTGGCCGGGTGCTGCCTGCCTGAACTGGCCGGCAGGGATCTACTGGATATTTCGGAGGGAATCGCATGA
- a CDS encoding ADP-ribosylglycohydrolase family protein, with product MSVLRDRARGCLLGLAAGDALGAPAENMEPAQIRAKWGRLTEIEGGGTDDTEYAIFAASLLVRHGHALTSDDVADAYRREIIPAVLGPMRGAGFSELGTVQALRRGLEPPMTGMIHSHGWSDGLAMRAAPYGIFCPGDPAEAARLIEQDGLVSGEGEGINGGRAVAAAVAAAMAGATPDEVVRAGLSAIPEDSWTARTITRALPLKDSPEGLHEAVVIRHYPWTDLAPEAVALAFAAYLHGGGDVEESVTYAVSLGRDADTIGAIAGALAGAGRGEDGVPDRWAERIGPATGKCLPVVAGRHVLDVADELARRL from the coding sequence GTGAGTGTTTTGAGGGATCGCGCCCGGGGGTGTCTGCTCGGCCTCGCGGCCGGCGACGCCCTCGGCGCTCCGGCGGAGAACATGGAGCCTGCCCAGATCCGGGCGAAGTGGGGCAGGCTCACGGAGATCGAGGGCGGCGGCACCGACGACACCGAGTACGCGATCTTCGCGGCCTCGCTGCTGGTGCGCCACGGTCATGCGCTCACCAGCGACGACGTGGCCGACGCCTACCGCAGGGAGATCATCCCGGCGGTCCTCGGCCCGATGAGGGGCGCGGGCTTCTCCGAGCTCGGCACCGTCCAGGCGCTGCGCCGCGGACTCGAACCGCCCATGACCGGGATGATCCACTCGCACGGCTGGTCCGACGGGCTGGCCATGCGGGCGGCGCCGTACGGGATCTTCTGTCCCGGCGACCCGGCGGAGGCGGCGCGGCTGATCGAGCAGGACGGACTGGTCAGCGGCGAGGGTGAGGGCATCAACGGCGGCCGGGCGGTCGCGGCCGCCGTGGCGGCCGCGATGGCGGGAGCCACGCCGGACGAGGTGGTGCGGGCGGGCCTGTCGGCGATCCCCGAGGACTCGTGGACGGCCCGCACCATCACCAGGGCGCTGCCGCTCAAGGACTCGCCCGAAGGGTTGCACGAGGCCGTGGTGATCAGGCACTACCCCTGGACCGACCTCGCGCCCGAGGCCGTGGCGCTGGCGTTCGCCGCCTACCTGCACGGCGGCGGCGACGTCGAGGAGTCGGTGACCTACGCGGTGAGCCTCGGCCGCGACGCCGACACCATCGGCGCCATCGCGGGCGCCCTGGCGGGAGCCGGGCGCGGTGAGGACGGCGTGCCGGACAGGTGGGCCGAGCGCATCGGCCCGGCCACCGGCAAATGTCTGCCCGTCGTGGCGGGCAGGCACGTGCTCGACGTCGCGGATGAGCTCGCGAGACGACTGTAA
- a CDS encoding ABC transporter substrate-binding protein, translating to MRIKSALAAAAIVAMAAACGSGGGGNAAEPAKSGGAGEPVKLNFLSLAWQKESVAANKEIVDAWNKANPNIQVTYVQGSWDNVNDQLVTSFEGGDAPDVIHDDSPALSGFASRGYLLDLKDKLPAELKSDIPQSAWDTVTFDDGKGNQGVYGVPFLQESQVIIANKKLLDAAKVRIPTPESPWTWDEFAEISKKLTKGEAFGVAWPMKSPVNKTLNLALNFNGTFFQTGADGKTTVKVGPEEKQVLQRIHDQLHKDKSADPSALGMGTADPLPGFFAGKYAMLPVGVYLRQQVVEQAPDGFEWVTLPPLKGETANQGAVSQTLSVSADSKHPDEAIKFMAFFLNGPNQAKLAKGDWLLPTSQQAAADPSMTTKENGWDIATASAKNLVVAPFLKVNGFDEWKSKVATPTLQQYFANKISLDDAAKQLVEEGNKVLERYSQ from the coding sequence ATGCGTATCAAATCCGCTTTGGCGGCCGCGGCGATCGTCGCGATGGCTGCCGCGTGCGGCTCGGGTGGTGGCGGCAACGCCGCCGAGCCGGCCAAGTCCGGCGGCGCCGGTGAGCCGGTGAAGCTGAACTTCCTCAGCCTGGCCTGGCAGAAGGAGTCCGTGGCGGCCAACAAGGAGATCGTGGACGCCTGGAACAAGGCCAACCCGAACATCCAGGTCACCTACGTCCAGGGCAGCTGGGACAACGTCAACGACCAGCTGGTCACCTCCTTCGAGGGCGGCGACGCGCCGGACGTCATCCACGACGACTCGCCCGCGCTGTCCGGCTTCGCCTCGCGCGGCTACCTGCTGGACCTGAAGGACAAGCTGCCCGCCGAGCTGAAGAGCGACATCCCCCAGTCGGCGTGGGACACCGTCACCTTCGACGACGGCAAGGGCAACCAGGGCGTCTACGGCGTGCCGTTCCTGCAGGAGTCGCAGGTCATCATCGCCAACAAGAAGCTGCTCGACGCCGCGAAGGTGCGCATCCCCACTCCGGAGTCCCCCTGGACGTGGGACGAGTTCGCCGAGATCAGCAAGAAGCTGACCAAGGGCGAGGCGTTCGGGGTGGCCTGGCCGATGAAGTCGCCGGTCAACAAGACCCTCAACCTGGCGCTCAACTTCAACGGCACCTTCTTCCAGACCGGTGCGGACGGCAAGACCACGGTCAAGGTCGGCCCGGAGGAGAAGCAGGTCCTCCAGCGCATCCACGACCAGCTCCACAAGGACAAGTCGGCCGACCCCTCGGCGCTCGGCATGGGCACCGCCGATCCGCTGCCCGGCTTCTTCGCCGGCAAGTACGCGATGCTGCCCGTCGGCGTCTACCTGCGCCAGCAGGTCGTCGAGCAGGCGCCCGACGGCTTCGAGTGGGTCACCCTTCCCCCGCTGAAGGGTGAGACCGCCAACCAGGGCGCGGTCTCCCAGACCCTGTCGGTCTCGGCCGACAGCAAGCACCCCGACGAGGCCATCAAGTTCATGGCCTTCTTCCTGAACGGCCCGAACCAGGCCAAGCTCGCCAAGGGCGACTGGCTGCTGCCCACCTCGCAGCAGGCCGCCGCCGACCCGTCCATGACGACCAAGGAGAACGGCTGGGACATCGCCACCGCCTCCGCCAAGAACCTCGTCGTCGCGCCGTTCCTGAAGGTCAACGGCTTCGACGAGTGGAAGAGCAAGGTCGCCACCCCCACCCTCCAGCAGTACTTCGCCAACAAGATCTCCCTTGACGACGCGGCCAAGCAGCTCGTCGAAGAGGGGAACAAGGTGCTGGAGCGGTACTCCCAGTGA
- a CDS encoding carbohydrate ABC transporter permease produces MKQLLKYVALLAYVFFLAFPLVWLLSTALKTPQEMAGLHPTWIPERPTLDNFAAAFGEQDLVGAAARSMVVAIASAVLTVVVALPAAYAMARYRGAVSRVATGWVLVSQVFPFILIIIPLFMVLRNLDLVNTLPGLIIVHVTFTLPFALWMLQGYVRAVPRELEEAASVDGAGRIRSIVSVVAPLLAPGVVATLLFSFISSWNEFLFALVVLKDPDVMTLPLTLVRFTGPEGVSRLGPLAAASLMATIPSLIFFAIIQRRLRSGLMAGAVKG; encoded by the coding sequence GTGAAGCAGCTCCTGAAGTACGTCGCGCTGCTGGCCTATGTCTTCTTCCTGGCCTTCCCGCTGGTGTGGCTGCTGTCCACGGCGCTGAAGACGCCGCAGGAGATGGCCGGCCTCCATCCGACCTGGATCCCGGAGCGGCCGACCCTCGACAACTTCGCCGCGGCCTTCGGCGAGCAGGACCTGGTCGGCGCCGCCGCGCGCAGCATGGTCGTGGCGATCGCCAGCGCGGTGCTCACGGTGGTGGTCGCGCTCCCCGCGGCCTATGCGATGGCGCGCTACCGCGGCGCGGTGAGCAGGGTCGCGACCGGATGGGTGCTGGTCAGCCAGGTCTTCCCGTTCATCCTGATCATCATCCCGCTCTTCATGGTGCTGCGGAACCTCGATCTGGTGAACACCCTGCCCGGTCTGATCATCGTGCACGTGACCTTCACGCTGCCGTTCGCGCTGTGGATGCTGCAGGGCTACGTCCGCGCGGTTCCGCGCGAGCTGGAGGAGGCCGCCTCCGTGGACGGCGCGGGCCGGATCCGCTCGATCGTCAGCGTGGTGGCGCCGCTGCTGGCCCCTGGCGTGGTGGCCACGCTGCTGTTCTCGTTCATCTCGTCGTGGAACGAGTTCCTCTTCGCGCTCGTGGTCCTCAAGGACCCCGACGTGATGACACTGCCGCTCACCCTGGTCCGCTTCACCGGACCCGAGGGCGTGTCCAGGCTGGGGCCGCTGGCCGCGGCGTCGCTCATGGCGACGATCCCCAGCCTGATCTTCTTCGCAATCATCCAGCGACGGCTGAGGTCCGGCCTCATGGCCGGAGCGGTCAAGGGCTAG
- a CDS encoding carbohydrate ABC transporter permease, which produces MTAVATRPPRSSPRKRRKPRSRQGRETLLLMLPALVPVLLFSVGPLLYGIGLAFTNARFGRNRVTEFVGLENFVDLFADSAFWSSFRIGLIWAVSVTGLQFLLSLGLALLLNQNLRFRGVARVLAVVPWAMPPVVIGLMWRLVYHPDAGILNSMLGTDIDWLQNFSLALPAIIVVGIWSGMPQTTVVLLAGLQNVPKELYEAVEVDGAGTWRRFWNITLPQLRPVIVAITSLDFIWNINQFGLVYVLTQGGPGGQTRLPMLFAYEEAFRNGFYGYAASLGVAIVIVVLAVLGVYLWRQMREAS; this is translated from the coding sequence ATGACGGCGGTCGCGACCAGACCCCCGCGGAGCTCACCGCGCAAGCGCCGCAAGCCCCGCTCGCGGCAGGGCCGCGAGACCCTGCTGCTGATGCTCCCGGCGCTGGTGCCGGTCCTGCTGTTCAGCGTCGGCCCGCTGCTGTACGGCATCGGCCTGGCCTTCACCAACGCCCGGTTCGGCAGGAACAGGGTCACCGAGTTCGTCGGACTCGAGAACTTCGTCGACCTGTTCGCCGACTCGGCCTTCTGGTCGTCCTTCAGGATCGGCCTGATCTGGGCGGTCTCGGTCACCGGTCTGCAGTTCCTGCTGTCGCTCGGCCTGGCGCTGCTGCTGAACCAGAACCTGCGGTTCAGGGGCGTGGCGAGGGTGCTGGCGGTCGTGCCGTGGGCGATGCCGCCCGTGGTGATCGGCCTGATGTGGCGCCTGGTCTACCACCCGGACGCCGGGATCCTCAACAGCATGCTCGGCACCGACATCGACTGGCTGCAGAACTTCTCGCTCGCGCTGCCCGCGATCATCGTGGTGGGCATCTGGAGCGGCATGCCGCAGACCACGGTCGTGCTGCTGGCGGGCCTGCAGAACGTGCCCAAGGAGCTGTACGAGGCGGTCGAGGTCGACGGCGCGGGCACCTGGCGGCGGTTCTGGAACATCACGCTGCCGCAGCTGCGCCCGGTCATCGTGGCCATCACCTCGCTCGACTTCATCTGGAACATCAACCAGTTCGGCCTGGTGTACGTGCTCACCCAGGGCGGTCCCGGCGGCCAGACCAGGCTGCCGATGCTGTTCGCCTACGAGGAGGCCTTCCGTAACGGCTTCTACGGTTACGCCGCCTCGCTCGGCGTGGCCATCGTGATCGTCGTCCTCGCGGTGCTCGGCGTGTACCTGTGGCGGCAGATGAGGGAGGCGTCGTGA
- a CDS encoding LacI family DNA-binding transcriptional regulator, translating to MAEGPTINTIAERAGVSIASVSRVLNGLPTRQETVRKVLAAAEELGYVRNAVARSLKSRRTHQVAFAMADIGNPVYLAMVRQIQPVLKAAGYRLVLHSTDAIAADEIDVLHSLGERYVDGLIMSPLRVTEEHLKMIATARAPVVIIGSVPEGTRVDNVRADSRTGVKLAIDHLYELGRRRIGFVNGPLDTVPGAARAAAYREALKERGLPYDEEIVEVGDFYRAEGARAARALLDRAPGVDALMCANDLIALGALDVLRAAGLRVPEDVAVVGMDDTDLAAASWPSLTSVSLGSAERGKAAAELLLDRLNDMDRQPRVVTVAPRLVIRASTVGEATDHQARASTGETVNIPLQSKGGTP from the coding sequence TTGGCCGAAGGACCCACGATCAACACGATCGCTGAGCGGGCCGGGGTGTCGATCGCCTCCGTCTCTCGGGTGCTCAACGGCCTGCCCACCAGGCAGGAGACCGTCCGCAAGGTGCTCGCCGCCGCCGAGGAACTCGGTTACGTGCGCAACGCCGTCGCCAGGAGTCTCAAGTCGCGCCGTACCCACCAGGTGGCCTTCGCCATGGCCGACATCGGCAACCCCGTCTACCTGGCGATGGTCAGGCAGATCCAGCCGGTGCTCAAGGCGGCCGGATACCGGCTGGTGCTGCACTCCACCGACGCGATCGCCGCCGACGAGATCGATGTTCTGCACAGCCTCGGGGAGCGGTACGTCGACGGGCTGATCATGAGCCCGCTGCGCGTCACCGAGGAGCACCTGAAGATGATCGCCACCGCACGGGCGCCTGTCGTGATCATCGGCTCGGTGCCCGAGGGCACGCGGGTCGACAACGTCAGGGCCGACTCCCGTACCGGCGTCAAGCTTGCCATCGACCACCTGTACGAGCTGGGCCGCCGCCGCATCGGTTTCGTCAACGGCCCGCTCGACACCGTGCCGGGCGCGGCCCGCGCCGCCGCCTACAGGGAGGCGCTGAAGGAGCGCGGCCTGCCGTACGACGAGGAGATCGTCGAGGTGGGCGACTTCTACCGGGCCGAGGGGGCGCGCGCGGCGCGCGCGCTGCTTGACCGGGCGCCCGGGGTGGACGCGCTGATGTGCGCCAACGACCTGATCGCGCTCGGCGCGCTCGACGTGCTGCGCGCGGCGGGGCTGCGGGTGCCCGAGGACGTCGCGGTGGTCGGCATGGACGACACCGACCTGGCCGCCGCCTCGTGGCCGTCGCTGACGAGCGTCTCGCTCGGCTCGGCGGAGCGCGGCAAGGCCGCCGCCGAGCTGCTGCTCGACCGGCTCAACGACATGGACCGCCAGCCGCGCGTGGTCACGGTCGCGCCGCGACTGGTGATCCGCGCCTCCACCGTGGGCGAGGCGACGGACCACCAAGCCCGCGCATCCACGGGCGAAACCGTGAACATCCCACTCCAGTCGAAGGGAGGCACGCCATGA